From Acinonyx jubatus isolate Ajub_Pintada_27869175 chromosome B2, VMU_Ajub_asm_v1.0, whole genome shotgun sequence, a single genomic window includes:
- the ANKRD66 gene encoding ankyrin repeat domain-containing protein 66 isoform X3, protein MHCMRPSTPPTSLETRRRGSHRSMGRPPVWRFWRNCTKIISDKRGETPSLPMGRGTRFMQPLQIPERAEPECQDHRRTARQKGLPLDQRDEDWDAKKRELELSLPSSNQKTNKKKIKKIRGPTRLSHPKERRIVGAHNLSMVILIHDHFHIRKTVWVMDQLSER, encoded by the exons ATGCATTGCATGCGGCCATCGACGCCCCCGACTTCTTTGGAGACACGCCGAAGAGGATCGCACAGATCTATGGGCAGACCGCCTGTGTGGCGTTTCTGGAGAA aTTGTACAAAAATTATCTCAGATAAGAGAGGTGAGACACCAAGTTTGCCAATGGGACGTGGGACAAGATTCATGCAGCCCCTGCAGATTCCTGAAAG GGCCGAGCCCGAGTGCCAGGACCATCGCCGCACTGCCAGGCAGAAGGGGCTGCCTCTGGACCAGAGGGACGAAGACTGGGATGCCAAGAAAAGGGAGCTGGAGCTGTCTCTTCCCTCCTCGAATCAAAAAACtaataagaaaaagattaaaaaaatccgaGGCCCCACCAGGCTGAGCCATCCCAAGGAGAGGAGAAT agtAGGGGCTCACAATCTCAGCATGGTCATTTTGATCCATGATCACTTTCACATAAGAAAAACGGTGTGGGTGATGGACCAACTCAGTGAGCGATAA
- the ANKRD66 gene encoding ankyrin repeat domain-containing protein 66 isoform X2 — translation MESTKMSDMTKLHQAVAVGDYSFVKKILKKGLCDPNYKDVDWNDRTPLHWAAIKGHVEVMQLLIEYGARPCLVTDVGWTPAHFAAESGHVSVLKILHALHAAIDAPDFFGDTPKRIAQIYGQTACVAFLEKAEPECQDHRRTARQKGLPLDQRDEDWDAKKRELELSLPSSNQKTNKKKIKKIRGPTRLSHPKERRM, via the exons ATGGAATCGACCAAAATGTCAGACATGACAAAGCTCCACCAAGCTGTGGCTGTTGGGGATTACAGTTTCGTGAAAAAGATTTTGAAGAAAGGTCTCTGTGACCCAAACTACAAGGATGTGGACTGGAATGACCGAACTCCACTTCACTGGGCTGCAATCAAAG GGCATGTGGAGGTGATGCAGCTCCTTATAGAATACGGAGCCAGGCCCTGCCTGGTGACTGATGTGGGCTGGACCCCAGCTCATTTTGCAGCTGAGTCAGGCCATGTGAGTGTGCTCAAAATTCTCCATGCATTGCATGCGGCCATCGACGCCCCCGACTTCTTTGGAGACACGCCGAAGAGGATCGCACAGATCTATGGGCAGACCGCCTGTGTGGCGTTTCTGGAGAA GGCCGAGCCCGAGTGCCAGGACCATCGCCGCACTGCCAGGCAGAAGGGGCTGCCTCTGGACCAGAGGGACGAAGACTGGGATGCCAAGAAAAGGGAGCTGGAGCTGTCTCTTCCCTCCTCGAATCAAAAAACtaataagaaaaagattaaaaaaatccgaGGCCCCACCAGGCTGAGCCATCCCAAGGAGAGGAGAATGTGA
- the ANKRD66 gene encoding ankyrin repeat domain-containing protein 66 isoform X1, producing MESTKMSDMTKLHQAVAVGDYSFVKKILKKGLCDPNYKDVDWNDRTPLHWAAIKGHVEVMQLLIEYGARPCLVTDVGWTPAHFAAESGHVSVLKILHALHAAIDAPDFFGDTPKRIAQIYGQTACVAFLEKAEPECQDHRRTARQKGLPLDQRDEDWDAKKRELELSLPSSNQKTNKKKIKKIRGPTRLSHPKERRIVGAHNLSMVILIHDHFHIRKTVWVMDQLSER from the exons ATGGAATCGACCAAAATGTCAGACATGACAAAGCTCCACCAAGCTGTGGCTGTTGGGGATTACAGTTTCGTGAAAAAGATTTTGAAGAAAGGTCTCTGTGACCCAAACTACAAGGATGTGGACTGGAATGACCGAACTCCACTTCACTGGGCTGCAATCAAAG GGCATGTGGAGGTGATGCAGCTCCTTATAGAATACGGAGCCAGGCCCTGCCTGGTGACTGATGTGGGCTGGACCCCAGCTCATTTTGCAGCTGAGTCAGGCCATGTGAGTGTGCTCAAAATTCTCCATGCATTGCATGCGGCCATCGACGCCCCCGACTTCTTTGGAGACACGCCGAAGAGGATCGCACAGATCTATGGGCAGACCGCCTGTGTGGCGTTTCTGGAGAA GGCCGAGCCCGAGTGCCAGGACCATCGCCGCACTGCCAGGCAGAAGGGGCTGCCTCTGGACCAGAGGGACGAAGACTGGGATGCCAAGAAAAGGGAGCTGGAGCTGTCTCTTCCCTCCTCGAATCAAAAAACtaataagaaaaagattaaaaaaatccgaGGCCCCACCAGGCTGAGCCATCCCAAGGAGAGGAGAAT agtAGGGGCTCACAATCTCAGCATGGTCATTTTGATCCATGATCACTTTCACATAAGAAAAACGGTGTGGGTGATGGACCAACTCAGTGAGCGATAA